The genomic window AGTtaaactttatatatatattttaatacttCATTGCAAGAGTGCAAGAGTTATACATATGATATTGTTCATACCTACATCATTCCtacaacatttatatattttatagtgcaaaatattaatagtaaaaaaggagaaataaaataaataactcaatagtaatgataataatacttAGTAGAGTAGAGTGTTTTATatgtatcttaaaacatgtgtggaggggatctttaatgtAGATTTGTAATTTCATTATCTGTGCAGCATGCAATATGTTGTTTGTTAACTTCCTTTATACCTCTTTTTCCAGTGGTGTGTACCAGTGAAAATATTAGGATGGCATTGgatattttttcccctttgcgTGACAGTATGTGCAGTATACGTACTGTGCTGTACACACATTATCTGATTATCTTATTACCCTTCACAGTGCATTCAATAATAGCTGCTACAAAACTAAAAGCACTATTCACACATGTATGAGAGGGCGGATAATAGCTGATTCCATTTGGTTACTATTTCTGATGTATGCAGCACTACAGTAGCTGAACTATCACCAAATATAAAAGCAGggaacacactgaaatacatccATCAGATCGAGCACACATCCCATTTTTAAAACAAGCGCACTTTTCTGCCTGGATAGTGTTTTGATATTTGCTGCTGTGTATATTCCAGGTCTGGGTGGAGCCTGTGGCTACTTGGTGGGAGCTATGGACTGGGGTCACTCTATGATGGGTCAACTGCTGGGATCTGAGTACCAGGTCATCTACTTCTTCTCAGCAATTACCTGGGGCATCCTCCTCACCGTTCACCTCTTCAGTATTCCAGAGCAACCTCTGGGCAAGGACCCTGCCGCTGACTCCTCACCTCCCAGTGCCCTCCGCCTGTTGGCCTCCCACAGCAATGGATACGGAGCACTGGCTAAAGAAcccatctcacctgtctctcctGTTGTCCCAGCATCAGTCCCGGACCTCAGGCCGAGGTCTTTCTCAGCTCTGGGGGAGGCAAACTCGGTGACCTCCAGCGCTAAGCAGCCAAACAAAGAGGTTTGTGATGTGCAGGATAAAAAACCTCTGAGGATACAATTATAAAAGCATCTGTGGAATACAGAATATATGTTTATCCCTGAATTTTCTAAACCGCTCATACTGAGAGGAGAATTCAATAGAGAGGTAAAGAGGAGAAAGTGAATGTCTATTAATTACGGTACACATCATAAAAGTCAGTTCTATTCAAGGCCGGAGAAGTGTCCTGCTCAAAAAAGGACGTCCAGGTGCCTTTGTTCAAAGATTGAATTGCCTGTGTATGTGGGCAATAtgatgtgtactgtatatacgtCTTCATCTGTTATCAGTTTTGAGTGGTATGACAGCCTTAAGATATGGTATGGCCTCGACCTTAAGAAAGTAAACCTTTAGATAGACAgttataataacattttcttcATCATATTCTATCTTTttgttacattaacattaaagaAGGCAGAACTGAAAAAATACCAAGGAGAAAtgttacacaaaacaaaacctgcTAGTTTCCCCATCCACCCCTACTTGATGTCTATTGACTACCTCGATGCATACTGTGTGTTTCACGAAGAAATTTTATGTTGCACAGGATATATTCatattactgtatatgacaAAGTTACTAGAAGAGTTCCCTCCGCAGAGCTCAGCCTCTACTCCTACCCAATGTCCATTTCTTCTTATCGCCCCCATGCCTCCACCAGGCTGTCCATACATAGAAAAactacataaaataaacatgtagaacaaataaactaaaaaataacaatagcagaacaaacaattacaataaatccagaaacaaaaacagtccGCAGCTATAATAGAgataattttaataatagtcCACTTCATTCATCTCCAGAAattttatacatacacatacactgacCGAGcattttattaggaacacctgtgcaatctaatgcaatccaacacaacagctctgccataattTCTACTTCTACgcagcttatacattttcagtttttgttgacattgtcagaaaggtgataattctgctttatgtttattattgtggtGGCAGTGGGTgctggtggtgtactggagtgtattatattgaaaacTGTTCCTAATATTGGTATGTTGTTAATAGGGTGAACatattacaatatatattatacaaCAATATTGGGATATCATGCTGATGGGAATGTGATTAATTTTGCAgatataaaccaaagtattggacagaTTGAAAATTCGACCTAATGATGGCGCCAGAGGAAAAGTTTCCAAAATGATTTGAATTCATCCTGTACaaaatttcactcaaaaccacaaatatcaaCCTTATGGTGGTGCTATAGAGGAAGAGTCAGGAGATCGCCAAATTCTGTAGGTTTCATTCTCAGGGTGctatgaatatctgtaccaaatttcatatcaatccatccaatggttgttgagatattttagtcttgGTGGATCAACCAACAGACTGACTTTACCATTCCTAGAGCCATGCAGCCAGCCTGGCcaataaaaatactttgaagGTGCTTGTGGGAAACTGGGAGAATTGAGGATATTCTAGTTCAAAAGGTTAATTAGGTTATGCTCTGCAGAGGCAACTCTTCAAATAACCTtgtgatatacagtaataatgAATATATCCTGTGCAAGATAGAAATTTCCATGTGACACACACAGTATGGATCGAGGTGGTCAATGAATACAGATGAGTTAATTTTTAATTCTATAAAATCTGGACATCAAAGCATCTAAGCTGAGTTAATTCCTAACTATGTATAACATTTCTTGATCAAAAGGAAGAGTATATGTCAGAGGAGTTTGTATCATCTTTGAACTCATTTGTAGCTCAAACGTAAAGATGCTTGATAaataatttttaacatttcatgcTTTTGCTTTGATGGTTTTTGTCTTGCTCTAATTGCttggctgtttttcttttgtttcacaGAGCACATTAGTCAGTTCatatagtgtgtgtatgaggtgtacacattttttttttttttatgattaccGAAGAAGTAAGCAGGgcttatttctttttatttatgaaaGCAAAAGATGGCAATGTCATGTCAGCTCATACTTCGTTTAATGCTTTTGTGTGctataaaatcaaaatatctgtaaaactaCAATAGGGTGGTATAACTGAAGGTTTCAAAGATCATCTCTCTAACCCTTGAGCAGAGTCTTTAAGTTGAGTCCTCTGAGATCTTAATGTTGAATCCCCTCATTCACTCTAATTGAGGTCTTGATGGCGCAGGCatgttttgtgttattgtgaAAGCTTTTGAATTGTTGTCAGGCTTGAGCTTAGGTGCCACTAACAATGAAATACCAGGAAAGTAATGAGGGCTTTAGAGgaaaaggagttttttttttccctatctTGACTGTTGTAGCTATTAGCACTGATGGGCAGTCgtgtctgtgatgtttgtgtgtatctgcagGCCCAGAAGCGGATGACATTCAGGTCACTACTGAAAACTATCATCAACATGCCAAATCACTACCGCTGCCTGTGTGTCAGCCACCTACTGGGATGGACAGCTTTCCTCTGCAACATGCTCTTCTTCACCGATTTCATGGGACAGGTATTGATTTGTGGATGGATGGTTTTGTGTCTGCATGAGTGCTGACGCAAAaccatccattttctttactgtttatcTTCTAGAGGGTCGCTGGGGAGCTGGAGCCATTATAAGCTGACATTGGGCAAGATGTGGGGTGCACCATGGATAGGTTGCCAGTCAATCACAGGCCTAATTCATAGTATAGAGACATACAACCACAAACTCACATTCACAACTACAGCCAATTTAGAGTCACCAATTACACttacctgcatgtttttggtctgtgggaggaagccaGAGTACCCGGAGAGAACCCACACAGGCACaaggagaacatgcaaactccacacagaaggGCTCCGGCTGGGGTCGAACCCAGAACCCTCTTGCTGTGAGGcgacagtgctaaccactgcacCACCTTGCCACCAGAACAATTACATCAAAAACATAATCCAAGAAATATAAAGGTCTTAATTTCACATTGGCAATTTAAATCCATTTTGTAGTTGCCCATCACTACTTTCCCCCTTTAGCTCCTAAAATCAGCTTATTTTCCAGTCAGTGATACAGATTTTAACTCAACTCCAGTGATTAGTGCCATTGAACTCTCAGCGCACTGTGTTGCAGACATCGTTTCTTGCTCTCCACTCTGATACAGATttctattctgataatcaatgaatcgtttgagtcattttttaaacaaaaatgccaaacatttgcttgcTCCTGTTCCTCAAACatgaggatttactgcttttctctggTATCATTGTATATTGAATATTGTTAGGTGTTAGACTGTAGGTCAGACataataagacatttgaaaatgtcacattggGCTTTGGGAAGGTGTGAAAGGTATTTTTCACACACAGAAGAGAgctgacaggaagagaaagTGTGAGAGAATGACAAGGAGTGGAACCGGGGACATTATGATTCATGGTCAACACCTTCACccctttctgttattttctgacattcatagacaaaacaactaattgattaactaAGAAAAAGctacaaaacattttgattttacaatttattttgTATACAACAGTTCAGTACGCCATGTTTGCTTTGTGTGCAGATaaagtgtgtgctgtatgtggTAAAGtagcatatacatatataatgcATGACattattataatgtaaaaaatctgtgtgaagaaaaaaacaaacaggacagaatataaaattttgtgtttgtatattaaaGTGTccattaaacctgcagtgcagaacttttgtctcccccttctggcagtaagagtaattacacaaacactgttgacCTCATCGCTGCAGACCCCTGATGCTTTTTACGTGAGCCGGTCCCAGCCCTGGCGATGTGCCCCATTCTTAAGActaaacaatgaactgaagaaATAATCCTTATATAAAGCCCTGATTCAGTGTCAAATGAGGCAAGATGAAAACTGAGAATAACAACATTAGAGGTGAAGAACAACCCACTGCAATATTTATCCGCATTCAAGCTTCATTAATCCCTGTTTGTGAGGGGGCAGAGGGCTGGTTAAGAGGAAGGCACGAGTCTGTTGTTGTGTGTAATCTCCTGTTGACATGTGTAACACAGTAATGATGAATGCTTGACAAGTTCCCGGTGTGCACACTGATCAAAGGACGTACTTCACACCATGACGTAGTGCTCACTGCCACGATTCATTGACAACCAATGTGCCAACATATAATCCAAAACTGCAGGAATTGCTATTAGGGATAAGAAATATATGGAAATAAGCTTCCTGCCAAGTTATAAGGAATTTGCCTCTTTTTATAGGTAAAAgaagataaaagcatgtataaAAGAGATAGTGGGCGACATTTGATGTCTATATCAATTAAGCTGTGTGCTTGGATCTCCTCAGCTTTTACAATTCTTTGACTTTACAGTTTCTTCCTCGAAAATGGTGCTATATATTCAACACCCTCTTCTTCAAATTCACTCTCTCTTATCTCCTTTTATTTGCAGATTGTATACAGAGGAAATCCTTATGCCGACCACAACTCCACAGCCTACATCACATATGAGAGAGGAGTGGAAGTGGGCTGTTGGGGACTGTGTATTAATGCTGTGTCTTCTGCTCTCTACTCCTGTaagtatctgtctgtgtgttatgtgcTTACTTCTACATTCATCATAGCAGCCAGAAGCCGCATCCACTAACATTAACACGTCCTGCACCGACATCATTAGCTCATCTGTGAAGGACAGCTTGGCGAGTTTGTGCAGGGAAACAGCAGTGAGCAATTACCACTTCCTTCTCTTTCACTTTGGGATTACAGGCTGGAGCGCCTCGGCACAAATGAAACACACGTCTTCTCCCAGAGGCATGCTGAGTTGCATTACTATGTATATTAAAATCTGAAAGCGGATCCGCTATAGCGATATCCATGTGAGATAACGATTGTGAAAGGGAGAGAAATAATGTGTATATGCCTTAGAAAATGgtgttttcaaatgtgtgtttttttcattgctgtTCAGAAACGTAAGACAGTCACTCCCCTAAAATGTCCATTCAACTATTGCAAATCTTACACAAACCATGaagagtttttaaatgtttatgacAACATGTTTGAGAGGTGCAAACCATATAAGACAATCAAATTTCTACCCTGAACCAACACACATCCTGTTGCTTTGCTGTAATTTCTCAGTAAATTTGATGCAGTTCTgtaactgcattttttttaaagcagccataatcaatattttataataaggatgtatcaaatgacaacGTTGCTGcaactttacatttttggttaactctcaccgctctcataaCATCATTTTTGGCcccagcaggcagctgttttcagagaagaagctctaaaaacacactggtcactacctgctcagcaccaaacagcgAACAGACACAGTGAGCGACTAGCTGGTGcgacatagtggagcatttagcagctaaagagccagatatttccctcaggagctggtagagagcaaaaataGAGTTAAAAGAgactgaatattggacttacattcaccaggtggatagaaacacgactccaaatgaatcatattgttgctctgtaactgctggatgtgtaaagaagtaactgtttgctaacaagttcaacatatcatcttaaaaggtgatgatgtcagtgtttctgctgccaccaagtggccaaaaaatcactTAATGCAAGTTTAAAGTCAGAGTGAATACATGTTCTATCTGCTTGTACTAAACTAAactatgtgtgggtgtgttttcagATGTGCAGCGCTTCCTTCTCCCATACATCGGCCTGAAGGGGTTGTATTTCATGGGCTACTTTGTGTTCGGCATGGGCACCAGCCTAATCGGCCTCTTCCCCACCGTCATCGCCACGCTCATCCTCTGCAGCGTGTTCGGCGTCATGTCCAGCACACTGTACACCATCCCGTTCAACCTGATAGCAGAGTATCAGCGTGAAGAAGAGGTACGTTTGAAATGCACAACAGTATCTGAATGGCATAAATCAGCGGTATGCAAGTAGTGGCCCGTGGTCCAAATCCGGCCGTCCAACAAAAATATATGGCCCCTTAATGAAAGTTTTCCcttttaaacatttcatcaaatgttttatattaatcttcataacaatgtaaacacaagcCTCATGTAAAAATCCACTAAATATCAACGCGTATATGCGTAACATCATATAAACTT from Thunnus maccoyii chromosome 19, fThuMac1.1, whole genome shotgun sequence includes these protein-coding regions:
- the slc45a2 gene encoding membrane-associated transporter protein isoform X2; the protein is MDSVETSVFGSVEPPRRSRGRLILHGLVMFGREFCYAVEAAFVTPVLLSVGLPRSMYSLVWLISPILGFLLQPIIGSASDYCRSSWGRRRPYILVLGILMLVGITLFLNGDAVISGLISDRSLRSIWAIVVVMFGVVLFDFAADFIDGPIKAYLFDVCSHQDKERGLHYHALLTGLGGACGYLVGAMDWGHSMMGQLLGSEYQVIYFFSAITWGILLTVHLFSIPEQPLGKDPAADSSPPSALRLLASHSNGYGALAKEPISPVSPVVPASVPDLRPRSFSALGEANSVTSSAKQPNKEAQKRMTFRSLLKTIINMPNHYRCLCVSHLLGWTAFLCNMLFFTDFMGQIVYRGNPYADHNSTAYITYERGVEVGCWGLCINAVSSALYSYVQRFLLPYIGLKGLYFMGYFVFGMGTSLIGLFPTVIATLILCSVFGVMSSTLYTIPFNLIAEYQREEEEQLKLRGSNESPRGSGVDCAALTCMVQLAQIIVGAGLGALVNIAGSVIVVVLSASTMSLFGCIFIALFIRYVE